ATAGCTTTACGTCTTGCTGCCCAAATGGCCCAAAGTGTAACTGAGAGCCTCACGAATTCTGCATGTGATAACAGATCCATGAGTGTGAAAAGCCACTGTTTCGCCTTTGGTTCTGTTGTAGTTGCCATCTTCTGCGTCAATTCCTCATCTATGAGCGACCAAGTGCAGCGGGACATGGTACACTCCAGGAGGGAGTGCCTCCAAGAATCCGGGGCTCCACACATGCCACATAGATTAGAGTCTGCCATATGTCTTCGGGCTCGGACATCATTAGTTGGAATTGAGTGTTTTGATAGTCTTCATAAGAACATCCTCACGTTCCCAGGCACTTGTATCTTCCATAAACTCTTCCAGGATCTTTCCTCACCCGCCATACTCGATGAACCTGACGTATTCTCTAGCTATGCTTCTTTTCTTGGTCTTGTTACAACAAGCATGCGATAGGCCGATCGAACTGAAAAGAGCTCATTCTTTTCATAGTGCCAGCTCCAAAAATCTGGTATATTACGCGTGCATGGAGGAATGCCTAGGATCACTTGAGCATCCATCGGCATGAACACGGACTCAATCTTCTGTGTTTCCCAACATTTGAGTTAGATACGAGGGGTTTCGGTCAGTCCGGACGTTTGAGGCCTGTTTAAGCAGCCCGCGTGGGTTGTATTTTCGTGACTGGGCCGTTCATCCAGACGTTTGAGGCGAATTTGGTGCAGCTGTTCCATTTCAAATCGGCCCGGCCCAAATAACACACGGATCAGCGTCAAGTCTCTGACCTTTCTGGGCTTTCATCCAAGCGCCCGCAGCTTCCCCCGCATCGCCCGCAGCTTCCAAACCCCAGGTCCTCCCAGCCGCCATGGCAGCCGCTCGTCCCGCTGCTCGCCGACCTGCAGCTGCTCGCGCGTGACCTGCGCCCTGACACAGGCTGCTATCGCGCGACCCTGTTTCGTCTGAGCCTCCGACGTCGTCTTGGCCCCCTGGAATCTGCGACGTGTGCAGGCGTCAGCGGCACGCCGTGGAGCAGAGCCCCCTCCCCCGGTTGGTCCTGAAGCTGGCGCGATTCCCGTTGCTTCGTTTTGGCCATGAACAACCACCTCCGCGCCGCATTAAGCGCAGCCCGGCTCCGGTGGGCTCCTGGTGCCCTCGACAAATCCTCCAGAGTGCCGCCGTGCTGTGCTGCCAGTTGGCGGCATGTACAAGGATCATTCCCGGCATCGGGTCGGGTTGCTCCGAGTGACCATCGGATTCAACGGCGGCTCTATTCAGCTGCTCCCCTCCACAGCGAGGGGGAAACCTtggtggatgaggaggaggacgaagtggatcGGAAGATCAGGCAAATGGAGAGGAGGCGGGAAGTCCGCGCCGCGCAGAAGACGTTCATGGAGTACCTCCATGTCACGCGCGGCATGTGCTTCAGCGACGCCGAGCATATAAGCAAGCGCTCGCCTGTTTACCTGAGCAAGCTGCTGGAGGAGGTGAAGGATGCCCTGAAGGAGCCCCCGGAGGGGGGAACCGAGCTGGTCTTCAGGTCCAAGGTGAAGAAGAGGGACATGAAGGATGAAAGGGTCAGCAAGGCCCTGGTGCGGTTATTTCAGTTCAATCCTGTCAACGAGTTTGAGCCCTTCTTGGAGAGCATCGGCCTCAGACCGAGCGAGTGCAGTGCGTTCTTGCCTCGGGATCTCATGTTTCTCACGGACGATGAGATGTTGCTCGGCAACTTCCGCCTGCTTTGCAATTACGGCATTGCGCGCAGGAAGATAGGGAGGATATACCGGGATGCTATGGAGGTCTTTAGTTTTGGCCATGGTGTGCTTGCATCTAAGCTGAAGGCCCTTGAGGAACTTGGGTTCAGTAGGACCAGTGTGATCAAGCTCGTAATTGCTACTCCTGTTGTATTGGTTCGTGACCCTAATGTGGAATTGAAGATCCTGGAGTGGCTAGATGACATTGGAATCCAGCGGGACTGGATTAGTCAGTTCTTATCTGCTAGGAAGTCTTATGATTGGAGAAAGATGGTTCGAGTTCCCCAGTTCTTCGTTAACTTGGGATTTACTAAGGAAGCTGTTGGTAAATTGGTCAGGCAAAATCCAGATTTCTTGCTGGATGGTTCAGGAAAGATGCTATTTACAGCGGTTCTCATGATGCTAAAAGCGGGATGTGGAAAAAAAGAGCTGTATGATCTTTTTATGGACTTCCCAAATGTGTCGGTCGAGGATTTCACAAGTAACCTACGGAGGGGAATGCTGTTCTTAGCTGAGATTGGCATAAGCCATGAGGATGTTAACAAGTTTGTTCTTTCTCATGGATTAATCCTTGGTTCTGCCCCATTGAAGATGCCAAACAGCATTGTTACAAATCTCAATGTGGGAAAGAGGCGCCTGCGCAAGATTATACTGGAGGACCC
The sequence above is drawn from the Triticum aestivum cultivar Chinese Spring chromosome 7A, IWGSC CS RefSeq v2.1, whole genome shotgun sequence genome and encodes:
- the LOC123151542 gene encoding transcription termination factor MTEF18, mitochondrial, whose amino-acid sequence is MNNHLRAALSAARLRWAPGALDKSSRVPPCCAASWRHVQGSFPASGRVAPSDHRIQRRLYSAAPLHSEGETLVDEEEDEVDRKIRQMERRREVRAAQKTFMEYLHVTRGMCFSDAEHISKRSPVYLSKLLEEVKDALKEPPEGGTELVFRSKVKKRDMKDERVSKALVRLFQFNPVNEFEPFLESIGLRPSECSAFLPRDLMFLTDDEMLLGNFRLLCNYGIARRKIGRIYRDAMEVFSFGHGVLASKLKALEELGFSRTSVIKLVIATPVVLVRDPNVELKILEWLDDIGIQRDWISQFLSARKSYDWRKMVRVPQFFVNLGFTKEAVGKLVRQNPDFLLDGSGKMLFTAVLMMLKAGCGKKELYDLFMDFPNVSVEDFTSNLRRGMLFLAEIGISHEDVNKFVLSHGLILGSAPLKMPNSIVTNLNVGKRRLRKIILEDPKLLMSYTLGSKVSQLPKIDPFEASFSERIKFLKSIGFVEGSEDMKKALKTFRGKGDELQDRYEFLVNNTGLDPKDVVNMIKLAPQVLNQKIDVLESKISFLINHSGYTLSDMVAFPACLSFTVERTKVRIFMYNWLLERGLVTSRLALSTILACSDKYFMSYFVKKHPMGPEVWENYKREVAKAKNMPCS